Proteins encoded by one window of Lathyrus oleraceus cultivar Zhongwan6 chromosome 1, CAAS_Psat_ZW6_1.0, whole genome shotgun sequence:
- the LOC127083460 gene encoding pathogenesis-related protein PR-1 type-like: MSSFYVLCVFSLIIIIGTHVVQAQDSPADYLRGHNAARLAITKVKIPNLVWDNKVAAFANNYANQRKDCQLVHSGSDRYGENIAMSGGEMFGTDAVTMWVGEKPYYDYNSNSCAAGQMCGHYTQVVWKNTVRIGCAKVKCENGGTFITCNYDPPGNYIGERPY; this comes from the coding sequence ATGAGTTCATTTTATGTATTATGTGTCTTCAGCTTAATAATCATTATAGGCACTCACGTTGTACAAGCACAAGATTCTCCAGCAGACTATCTAAGAGGACACAACGCAGCAAGATTGGCGATTACCAAAGTGAAAATTCCAAATCTTGTTTGGGACAACAAGGTTGCTGCTTTTGCAAATAACTATGCTAATCAACGCAAAGATTGTCAGTTGGTCCACTCTGGTTCTGATCGTTACGGAGAAAATATCGCGATGAGCGGCGGTGAGATGTTTGGCACAGATGCTGTGACGATGTGGGTTGGTGAGAAACCCTACTATGATTATAATAGTAATTCATGTGCTGCTGGTCAAATGTGTGGCCATTATACACAAGTTGTTTGGAAAAACACAGTGAGAATTGGATGTGCTAAAGTGAAATGTGAAAATGGAGGAACTTTTATTACTTGCAATTATGATCCTCCCGGCAACTATATTGGCGAGAGGCCATACTGA